In Polaromonas sp. JS666, one genomic interval encodes:
- a CDS encoding GbsR/MarR family transcriptional regulator yields MNLAPLTQRFVLHFGEMGSRWGINRTVGQIYALLYVSPRALNADEIGEALAFSRSNVSMGLKELQSWNLVRLQHLPNDRREYFSAPDDVWAIFRTLAEERRKREIDPTLSMLRDALMEQPANQDDIHAQARMKQMHDLIELMTGWLADVQKMDSATLMSLMKMGAKVQKLLQMKDKVTSTVKAGLTGRAASSTVAAKSDGPPGPAAPPANLADKNRS; encoded by the coding sequence ATGAATCTAGCCCCCCTGACCCAGCGTTTTGTCCTGCATTTCGGTGAAATGGGCAGCCGCTGGGGCATCAACCGCACCGTGGGGCAGATTTATGCGCTCCTTTACGTGTCGCCCCGCGCCCTGAATGCCGATGAAATTGGCGAGGCGCTGGCGTTTTCGCGCTCCAACGTGAGCATGGGGCTGAAGGAGCTGCAGTCGTGGAACCTGGTGCGGCTGCAGCACTTGCCCAATGACAGGCGCGAATATTTCAGCGCGCCGGATGATGTCTGGGCGATTTTCCGTACCCTGGCCGAGGAGCGGCGCAAGCGTGAGATTGACCCGACGCTGTCGATGCTGCGCGATGCGCTGATGGAGCAGCCGGCGAACCAGGACGACATCCACGCCCAGGCGCGCATGAAGCAGATGCACGACCTGATCGAGCTGATGACGGGCTGGCTGGCCGACGTGCAGAAGATGGACTCGGCCACGCTGATGAGCCTGATGAAGATGGGCGCCAAGGTGCAGAAGCTGCTGCAGATGAAAGACAAGGTGACCAGCACCGTCAAGGCCGGTTTGACAGGCCGGGCGGCATCAAGCACAGTGGCGGCGAAGTCTGACGGCCCGCCAGGGCCCGCAGCGCCGCCTGCCAACCTTGCCGATAAAAACAGGAGTTGA
- a CDS encoding BON domain-containing protein yields the protein MRLKFRLSNWLVMGGLVLLMPAVAQDRQNYFDDPFLRVSSAMAACPVPEGPSFTQEQVRAEAHVRAQHGGSCFRSGRCRLPNSYLYDKEIIPRVAIYLQQDGRFGDTSVWVLGERRLVTLMGCVQSQEQALAMERAVMLVDDVMGVVNHLMVGTTGTPKYSTVPAGAAAAH from the coding sequence ATGAGGCTGAAGTTCAGGCTGAGCAACTGGCTGGTCATGGGCGGGTTGGTATTGTTAATGCCCGCCGTCGCGCAAGACCGGCAAAACTACTTTGATGACCCTTTCCTGCGGGTGAGCTCAGCCATGGCGGCTTGCCCCGTGCCTGAAGGGCCGTCCTTCACACAAGAGCAGGTACGCGCAGAGGCGCACGTGCGCGCCCAGCATGGCGGCAGCTGTTTTCGATCCGGGCGGTGCCGTTTGCCCAACTCCTATCTTTACGACAAGGAGATCATTCCCAGGGTGGCGATCTATCTCCAGCAGGATGGCCGTTTTGGCGACACCAGCGTCTGGGTGCTGGGTGAACGGCGGCTGGTGACATTGATGGGATGCGTGCAGTCGCAAGAGCAGGCCCTGGCGATGGAGCGTGCCGTGATGCTGGTGGACGATGTCATGGGCGTGGTCAACCACTTGATGGTCGGCACCACCGGCACACCGAAGTACAGCACGGTGCCGGCGGGCGCAGCTGCGGCCCATTAG
- a CDS encoding SRPBCC family protein, whose protein sequence is MTTTSHRTATTSDRELVLTRHIEAPREKLFKAWTTPELLTQWFAPKPWSTPRAELDVRPGGANFVVMRGPDGTDFPNRGVYLEVVPNERLVFTDAYTEAWKPSEKPFMTVVLTFEEEAGPNGPGTRYTARVMHWTVADREAHEKMGFHEGWGQCTDQLAELVGAPKPTA, encoded by the coding sequence ATGACCACCACTTCACACCGCACCGCCACAACTTCCGACCGCGAGCTTGTACTGACCCGCCATATCGAGGCTCCGCGTGAAAAGCTCTTCAAGGCCTGGACCACGCCCGAACTCCTGACGCAATGGTTTGCGCCCAAACCCTGGAGCACGCCGCGCGCAGAGCTCGACGTGCGACCCGGCGGCGCCAACTTTGTTGTCATGCGCGGCCCCGATGGCACGGACTTTCCCAATCGCGGCGTCTACCTTGAGGTGGTCCCCAACGAGCGGCTGGTTTTCACCGATGCCTACACCGAGGCATGGAAGCCGTCTGAAAAGCCGTTCATGACGGTGGTGCTGACCTTTGAAGAGGAAGCCGGTCCCAACGGTCCTGGGACCCGATACACCGCCCGGGTCATGCACTGGACCGTCGCCGACCGCGAGGCGCACGAGAAAATGGGTTTCCACGAAGGCTGGGGCCAATGCACGGACCAGCTGGCTGAATTGGTCGGTGCGCCCAAGCCCACGGCCTGA
- a CDS encoding DoxX family protein, with translation MTIQNRNILFAARALMALIFLVAGMRKLLAWGATVGYFNKLGIPLPEIALALTVALEIGGGIALVLGWRLRLAAGVMGAFTLASALIAHAFWAAEPPQFNAQLLSFLKNTAMAGGFLLLAYVAGHQKET, from the coding sequence ATGACCATTCAAAATCGCAACATATTGTTTGCAGCGCGCGCATTGATGGCCCTCATCTTCCTGGTGGCCGGCATGAGAAAGTTGCTGGCGTGGGGAGCCACCGTGGGCTACTTCAACAAGCTCGGCATTCCGCTGCCTGAAATTGCACTGGCATTGACGGTAGCGCTAGAGATCGGTGGCGGTATCGCGCTTGTGCTGGGCTGGAGGCTGCGGCTTGCAGCTGGCGTCATGGGCGCCTTCACCCTGGCGTCGGCATTGATCGCGCACGCCTTTTGGGCCGCTGAACCGCCGCAGTTCAACGCGCAGCTTTTGAGCTTCCTCAAGAACACCGCGATGGCGGGCGGCTTTCTGTTGCTGGCGTATGTCGCAGGACATCAAAAAGAAACCTGA
- a CDS encoding Bug family tripartite tricarboxylate transporter substrate binding protein produces the protein MKFLQIKTLTGAAAVLLACAMLPAAAQTFPVKPVRAVLPYSAGSGPDSVMRSVGEKLTRDWGQQLLVDNKPGANGWLAIGETKRAQPDGYTLMTVDSTHMTLQPHLYKQLPFDPAKDFEPVAPLYRTNFFIVVGANAPWKNVTELIAAAKAKDGHLTYGSWGIGSVAHVGTAMFEHSTGAKMTHVPFKELPQLYTAVATGEVDWAFGTAATVGPLYKAKKVRLLAYAGHNRMAGYTDVPTVAESGGPAGFELPTWVAMYAPKGTPKPVVDRIQSGVAKALADADIKDRLANFGFEPWIAPPSDVTKAAEADKLRFAEIVKRSRIALD, from the coding sequence ATGAAATTTCTGCAGATCAAAACATTGACAGGCGCGGCCGCCGTGCTGCTGGCTTGCGCCATGCTCCCGGCGGCGGCACAGACCTTTCCGGTCAAGCCGGTACGCGCCGTACTGCCGTATTCCGCCGGCAGCGGCCCGGACTCGGTGATGCGCAGCGTCGGCGAAAAGCTCACGCGCGACTGGGGCCAGCAACTGCTCGTCGACAACAAGCCCGGCGCCAACGGCTGGCTGGCGATCGGCGAAACCAAGCGTGCGCAGCCGGACGGTTACACGTTGATGACCGTGGATTCCACGCACATGACGCTGCAGCCGCACCTCTACAAGCAACTGCCGTTTGACCCGGCCAAGGATTTTGAACCGGTGGCGCCGCTGTACAGGACAAACTTCTTCATCGTCGTCGGCGCCAACGCTCCGTGGAAAAACGTGACGGAACTGATCGCCGCAGCGAAAGCCAAAGACGGGCACCTGACCTACGGAAGCTGGGGCATAGGCAGCGTGGCCCATGTCGGCACCGCCATGTTTGAGCATTCCACCGGCGCGAAGATGACGCACGTGCCCTTCAAGGAGCTCCCCCAGCTTTACACCGCCGTGGCAACCGGCGAGGTGGACTGGGCTTTTGGTACCGCTGCGACCGTTGGCCCTCTGTACAAGGCAAAGAAGGTCAGGCTGCTGGCTTATGCGGGGCACAACCGCATGGCAGGTTATACCGATGTGCCGACGGTGGCTGAATCCGGTGGCCCGGCCGGTTTCGAGCTGCCGACCTGGGTGGCGATGTATGCCCCGAAAGGAACGCCCAAGCCGGTGGTTGACCGGATCCAGTCCGGGGTGGCCAAGGCGCTGGCGGATGCCGACATCAAGGACAGGCTGGCGAATTTCGGTTTTGAGCCCTGGATTGCGCCACCTTCGGATGTGACGAAGGCCGCTGAAGCCGACAAGCTCCGCTTCGCTGAAATCGTCAAGCGCTCCAGAATTGCCCTCGACTGA
- a CDS encoding FAD-dependent monooxygenase: protein MKIAVIGAGPAGLYFSLLTKKHNPAHEINVYEQNPEGATYGWGVVFSDVGLAFLKEADAEFFAEFTAHHEKCDYMEVVHRGCHVQIHGNHFSRTARIDMLQTLQRACERVGVRIHYGQRIGDVSALAAEVDLLIAADGGNSAVRTQFAGHFRPTFEKRRNKFAWYGTRQRFHPVSLIFKETTHGVFIAHSYQYSAELSTFLVEVDPDTWKRAGLDAASEDESRRYCTQVFGAELGANVLLTNRSLWFEANIVKNEQWTHRNIVLLGDALRTVHFSLGSGTRMAMQDAIALHKGLAAHPDDLALAFAAFEATRRPASSSFQNAAAKSLDWYENVAGKLHLDPVSFAYDYMRRTGQVSHDDLKQRDPHFTAAFEAL from the coding sequence ATGAAGATCGCCGTCATCGGCGCCGGGCCGGCCGGGCTGTATTTCTCGCTGCTCACCAAAAAACACAACCCGGCGCATGAGATCAATGTGTATGAGCAAAACCCCGAAGGCGCCACCTACGGCTGGGGCGTGGTGTTTTCCGACGTGGGCCTGGCCTTCCTGAAGGAGGCCGACGCGGAATTCTTTGCCGAATTCACGGCCCACCATGAAAAGTGCGACTACATGGAGGTGGTGCACCGCGGATGTCATGTGCAGATCCACGGCAATCACTTTTCACGCACCGCTCGCATCGACATGCTGCAGACGCTGCAGCGGGCCTGCGAGCGCGTGGGTGTGCGCATTCACTATGGGCAGCGCATCGGCGACGTGTCTGCGCTCGCGGCGGAAGTGGATTTGCTGATTGCTGCTGACGGCGGCAACAGCGCGGTGCGCACACAGTTTGCCGGGCACTTCCGTCCCACGTTTGAAAAACGCCGCAACAAGTTTGCCTGGTACGGCACGCGCCAGCGCTTTCATCCGGTGTCGCTGATCTTCAAAGAGACCACGCACGGCGTTTTCATTGCCCACAGTTACCAGTACAGCGCCGAGCTGAGCACCTTCCTCGTCGAGGTTGACCCCGACACCTGGAAGCGCGCCGGGCTGGACGCGGCCAGCGAAGACGAGAGCCGCCGTTACTGCACGCAGGTGTTTGGCGCCGAGCTGGGCGCCAACGTGCTGCTGACCAACCGCTCGCTCTGGTTTGAAGCCAACATCGTCAAGAACGAGCAGTGGACCCATCGCAACATCGTGCTGCTGGGCGATGCCTTGCGCACGGTTCATTTCTCGCTTGGTTCCGGCACACGCATGGCCATGCAGGACGCAATTGCGCTGCACAAGGGCCTGGCTGCGCACCCGGACGACCTGGCACTGGCCTTTGCCGCGTTCGAGGCCACGCGGCGGCCGGCGTCATCGAGCTTCCAGAACGCCGCGGCCAAAAGCCTGGACTGGTATGAAAACGTGGCCGGCAAGCTGCATCTGGACCCGGTCAGTTTTGCCTACGACTACATGCGGCGCACCGGCCAGGTGAGCCACGACGACCTGAAGCAGCGCGACCCGCACTTCACCGCGGCCTTTGAAGCCCTTTGA
- a CDS encoding acyl-CoA thioesterase, with the protein MIATEQVLGERPLVIRRRVKWGDCDPAGVVYTPMFSEYVISAAELFYGSLFHTTPQRAKHEQGFGTPSRALAFDFRRSLRPDDEFDMTVTVAGIQSRTYVLDVTGRTLEGEVIFVATLTPVCVARDERRSIEIPPAFRAALERYQAACAAAPSITPERSTP; encoded by the coding sequence ATGATCGCCACCGAGCAGGTGCTGGGCGAGCGGCCGCTGGTGATTCGCCGCCGCGTCAAGTGGGGCGATTGCGACCCGGCGGGCGTGGTCTACACGCCGATGTTTTCCGAATACGTGATCTCGGCGGCCGAGCTCTTCTATGGCTCGCTGTTCCACACAACGCCGCAGCGCGCCAAACACGAGCAGGGTTTTGGCACGCCCAGCCGCGCGCTGGCGTTTGACTTCAGGCGTTCATTGCGGCCCGATGACGAGTTCGACATGACGGTCACCGTGGCCGGCATCCAAAGCCGCACCTATGTGCTGGACGTGACCGGCCGCACGCTGGAAGGTGAGGTGATTTTTGTCGCCACGCTGACGCCGGTGTGCGTGGCGCGCGACGAGCGCCGTTCGATAGAGATCCCGCCGGCGTTCCGCGCTGCACTGGAGCGCTACCAGGCAGCCTGCGCCGCAGCGCCTTCCATCACGCCAGAGAGGAGCACACCATGA
- a CDS encoding AMP-binding protein gives MRDIQSPIEGVTYPSDQRAAASLANGSWVASTVGDCLRATAARYPDRQAFISDERSLTFRELDETTDRLAAALLAMGLATGDRAIFQLGTTVDTAIVLLACYKAGIVPVCSLPQHREVEIGQLAAQSGARGYFVQTDFGSFDLVGLARTMAARHPSLEHLVVVRGAVAGLPGIDALIADMPLEQARQQLGHIALGMEDVLSFQLSGGTTGVPKIIPRFHAEYLGHSAAWMRRYRIDAGSRVIWSLPLLHNAGQLYTLMPAALMGVTVVLMPRVDIARMLALIEEHRITHALSIGPIAPQLLAYTDIARHDLSSLQLFATMSRADKLEKHIGVPCSNLYGITEGLLLGSPADAPAFARHHTQGTSGCAHDEIRLLVPETEEPSPPGEMGEMCFRGPSSLTGFFGNPEANAKAFTSDGFYRTGDMMTAHVVDGVTCYAFEGRLRDNVNRGGEKIGCEEVEGFVSQHPAVADAKLVAMPDPFYGEKACVFIVPRPGMVAPDVKALGAFLVGLGLAKYKCPERVEIVDSYPLTRVGKIDKPALKQRIADQLAAEAAGSPS, from the coding sequence ATGCGAGACATTCAAAGCCCCATCGAGGGCGTGACCTACCCGTCCGACCAACGCGCCGCCGCCTCGCTGGCGAATGGTTCCTGGGTGGCCTCCACCGTGGGCGACTGCCTGCGCGCCACGGCGGCGCGCTACCCCGACAGGCAGGCCTTTATCAGCGATGAGCGAAGCCTGACTTTTCGCGAACTGGACGAGACAACGGATCGCCTGGCCGCTGCGCTGCTGGCCATGGGGCTGGCGACGGGCGACCGCGCCATCTTCCAGCTCGGCACGACGGTGGATACCGCCATCGTGCTGCTGGCCTGCTACAAGGCCGGCATCGTGCCGGTTTGCTCGCTGCCGCAGCACCGCGAGGTTGAAATCGGCCAGCTCGCCGCCCAGTCGGGCGCCCGCGGCTATTTTGTGCAGACCGATTTCGGCAGTTTCGACCTGGTCGGTTTAGCCCGGACCATGGCGGCCCGGCACCCGTCACTGGAACATCTGGTCGTGGTGCGCGGCGCGGTCGCCGGCCTGCCCGGCATCGACGCATTGATCGCCGACATGCCCCTTGAGCAGGCGCGGCAGCAGTTGGGCCATATTGCGCTCGGCATGGAAGACGTGCTGAGCTTCCAGCTTTCCGGCGGCACCACCGGTGTGCCCAAAATCATTCCGCGCTTCCATGCCGAATACCTGGGGCATTCCGCCGCATGGATGCGGCGCTACCGCATCGACGCCGGCAGCCGCGTGATCTGGTCCCTGCCGCTGCTGCACAACGCCGGCCAGCTGTACACACTGATGCCCGCGGCCCTGATGGGCGTGACCGTGGTGCTGATGCCCAGGGTGGATATTGCCCGCATGCTGGCGCTGATTGAAGAACACCGCATCACGCATGCCTTGTCGATCGGCCCGATCGCGCCGCAGCTGCTGGCGTATACCGACATCGCCAGGCACGACCTGTCGTCGCTGCAGCTCTTTGCCACCATGAGCCGCGCCGACAAGCTGGAAAAGCACATTGGCGTGCCTTGCTCCAACCTGTACGGCATCACCGAAGGGCTGCTGCTCGGCTCGCCCGCCGATGCGCCGGCCTTTGCGCGGCACCACACGCAAGGCACTTCGGGTTGCGCGCACGACGAGATCCGCCTGCTGGTGCCCGAAACCGAAGAACCGAGTCCGCCCGGGGAGATGGGCGAGATGTGCTTTCGCGGCCCGTCCAGCCTGACCGGCTTCTTCGGCAATCCCGAGGCGAACGCCAAAGCCTTCACCTCCGACGGCTTCTACCGCACCGGCGACATGATGACCGCGCACGTCGTCGACGGCGTCACCTGCTATGCCTTTGAAGGCCGGCTGCGCGACAACGTCAACCGCGGCGGCGAAAAAATCGGCTGCGAAGAGGTCGAAGGCTTCGTCAGCCAGCACCCGGCCGTGGCCGACGCCAAGCTGGTTGCCATGCCCGACCCGTTCTACGGCGAGAAGGCCTGCGTCTTCATTGTTCCGCGCCCCGGCATGGTTGCACCCGACGTGAAGGCGCTCGGCGCCTTCCTCGTCGGCCTGGGCCTGGCCAAATACAAGTGCCCGGAACGGGTCGAGATCGTTGACAGCTACCCGCTGACGCGCGTGGGCAAGATCGACAAGCCCGCATTGAAGCAGCGCATCGCCGACCAGCTGGCCGCCGAGGCGGCAGGGAGCCCGTCATGA
- a CDS encoding VOC family protein, translating into MSARDLLPQPALRGVDHTARPTWKLRETIEFYRDKLGLPLVHVISARGWGPATHPDFLHFFFDSGNGSTIAFFYYLGSDQPATMEDRASKPPLPDDHVFDATHTAWIVESAEELQAWKQRLEAQGLNVSVETAHEVIESIYVRDPNGYFVEFTRKLRPLDRLDADDGALTLQAALEAEDAAVRRGSHLARIDDIWSAKARLLDERGGAGDRVGSAVAIYVPRLAEFSALVHDAAARPECRVTAVGDYDLIEAGQAMEFRRKALGLKPAVWYGLFTGGVRGHIEVFERDRVVIAPARP; encoded by the coding sequence ATGTCAGCCCGTGACCTGCTTCCCCAACCCGCATTGCGCGGCGTTGACCACACCGCCCGGCCCACCTGGAAGCTGCGCGAAACCATCGAGTTTTACCGCGACAAGCTGGGGCTGCCCCTGGTGCATGTCATCTCGGCTCGCGGCTGGGGCCCGGCTACGCACCCGGACTTTCTGCATTTTTTCTTCGACAGCGGGAACGGCAGCACGATTGCCTTCTTCTATTACCTGGGCTCCGACCAGCCGGCCACGATGGAAGACCGGGCATCGAAGCCGCCACTGCCCGACGACCACGTGTTCGACGCAACCCACACCGCATGGATCGTCGAGAGCGCCGAAGAACTCCAGGCCTGGAAACAGCGCCTGGAGGCCCAGGGGCTGAACGTCTCGGTGGAAACCGCCCATGAAGTCATCGAGTCCATCTATGTGCGCGACCCCAACGGCTACTTTGTCGAGTTCACGCGCAAGCTGCGCCCGCTGGACCGGCTTGATGCCGACGACGGCGCGCTGACCCTGCAGGCCGCGCTGGAGGCTGAAGACGCCGCAGTGCGGCGCGGCAGCCATCTGGCCCGTATTGACGACATCTGGTCCGCCAAGGCCAGACTGCTGGATGAACGCGGCGGCGCTGGCGACCGCGTGGGCTCGGCCGTGGCCATTTACGTGCCCCGGCTCGCGGAGTTCTCGGCATTGGTCCACGACGCCGCGGCGCGGCCCGAATGCCGCGTGACGGCGGTCGGTGACTACGACCTGATCGAGGCCGGGCAAGCGATGGAATTTCGCCGCAAGGCGCTGGGGCTCAAACCCGCCGTCTGGTACGGGCTGTTCACCGGCGGGGTTCGCGGGCACATTGAAGTGTTTGAGCGGGACCGTGTGGTCATTGCACCGGCCCGGCCCTGA
- a CDS encoding TetR/AcrR family transcriptional regulator, translating into MTSKAKEARPRPTRNDAQRQSILDAASLLFIEKGFGGTNINDIADAVGVSRTALYYYFPSKESMLEALTEEVTEKASLLAASVSERDLLPPRDALRQLILQHAGLILSHPLQFRVVERSESNLPEPHRSAAEAARRAVLDHFVRVIQRGIDEGQFRDTNAHIAAFSIIGMCNWCAWWFDAKGNVPASGVAESIADFSLRALLPDHAQRARAGSAEEAVSQMRDALTAFDNHLKKKPSRHSG; encoded by the coding sequence ATGACGAGCAAAGCAAAAGAAGCCAGGCCCCGGCCCACGCGCAACGACGCGCAGCGCCAGTCCATCCTGGACGCGGCGTCCCTGCTGTTTATCGAAAAAGGTTTCGGCGGGACCAACATCAATGACATCGCGGACGCGGTCGGTGTGAGCCGAACGGCGCTTTATTACTACTTCCCCAGCAAGGAGTCGATGCTGGAGGCGCTGACCGAAGAAGTTACCGAAAAAGCCAGCCTGCTCGCCGCCAGTGTTTCGGAGCGCGATCTCCTGCCACCGCGGGATGCGCTGCGGCAGCTGATCCTGCAGCATGCGGGCCTCATCCTTTCGCATCCGCTGCAGTTCCGGGTGGTGGAGCGCAGCGAGAGCAACCTGCCCGAGCCGCACCGGTCGGCGGCCGAGGCGGCCCGCCGCGCGGTGCTGGACCACTTTGTGCGCGTGATACAGCGCGGGATCGACGAAGGCCAGTTTCGCGACACCAACGCCCATATCGCCGCGTTTTCGATCATCGGCATGTGCAACTGGTGCGCCTGGTGGTTCGACGCCAAGGGCAATGTGCCGGCCAGCGGCGTGGCCGAGTCCATCGCCGACTTCAGCCTGCGCGCGCTGTTGCCTGACCACGCGCAACGCGCACGTGCGGGGTCGGCGGAAGAGGCGGTCAGCCAGATGCGGGACGCGCTGACCGCTTTCGACAACCACCTGAAAAAGAAGCCGTCCCGGCATTCGGGTTAA